In Nitrosophilus alvini, the following are encoded in one genomic region:
- a CDS encoding aspartoacylase: protein MENIKKVAIVGGVHGNELTGAYLVKKWQKNPEIFKKQSLDISVFLGNPKACEINRRYVDQDLNRSFSKRVLEDHSLPEYEANRAKVLKELISGHSFLIDLHTTTANMGMTLVLSKKDPYSERVAAILAEKFDDIKILRWLSNDEGDFINTLTPHGFTIEAGPIPQGVLRADIFQRCEEIVYETLKIISNDINQYETKETVVYDIVKTVDYPRTAAGEIEAIIHPSLQDRDYKALNSGDPIFVTFDGKVIPYEGETFYPVFINEAAYYEKGIAFCLCEKNLI, encoded by the coding sequence GTGGAAAATATAAAAAAAGTTGCAATTGTAGGCGGCGTACATGGAAACGAGTTAACGGGTGCATATCTGGTAAAAAAATGGCAAAAAAACCCAGAAATTTTTAAAAAACAGAGTCTCGATATATCTGTTTTTCTTGGCAATCCCAAAGCTTGTGAAATCAATAGAAGATATGTTGATCAAGATCTAAACAGAAGTTTTTCAAAAAGAGTTCTTGAAGACCATTCGCTGCCGGAATATGAGGCAAACAGGGCAAAAGTTTTAAAAGAGCTTATTTCCGGTCACAGTTTTTTGATAGACCTTCACACTACAACTGCAAATATGGGAATGACTCTCGTTCTTTCCAAAAAAGATCCGTATTCAGAAAGAGTTGCAGCTATTCTGGCTGAGAAATTTGATGATATAAAAATTCTCAGGTGGTTATCCAACGATGAAGGAGATTTTATAAATACACTGACTCCACACGGTTTTACTATTGAGGCAGGACCGATTCCGCAAGGGGTTTTAAGAGCCGATATCTTTCAAAGATGCGAAGAGATCGTTTATGAGACTTTAAAAATAATCAGTAATGATATTAATCAATATGAAACAAAGGAAACCGTAGTATACGATATAGTAAAAACTGTTGACTATCCCAGAACTGCAGCAGGCGAAATTGAAGCGATTATACATCCCTCATTGCAGGACAGAGACTACAAAGCTTTAAATAGCGGCGATCCCATATTTGTCACGTTTGATGGAAAAGTGATACCATATGAAGGAGAAACATTTTATCCGGTCTTTATAAATGAGGCTGCTTATTATGAAAAAGGGATTGCATTTTGTCTTTGTGAAAAAAATCTGATTTAG
- the kdsB gene encoding 3-deoxy-manno-octulosonate cytidylyltransferase, which translates to MIIIPARLASTRFPNKVLAEIDGKPMVIKTAEAASTIDEVLIAADDETVVKIAEEFGFNAVLTSKSHKSGTDRINEAAARAGLSDDEIIINVQADEPFIETDVIKAVYDLTKSNSLNSNILMNSAYKIIDMENAQNPNIVKVITDASELALYFSRSLIPYPRDTHNEYKAHLGIYGFTRKALSKFCSFSHAPLEHIEKLEQLRTLYHGYKIAMVRVKSESIGIDTPEDLEKAKKRLKG; encoded by the coding sequence ATGATTATAATTCCCGCTCGTTTAGCCTCAACAAGATTTCCTAACAAAGTTCTTGCCGAAATAGACGGCAAGCCTATGGTAATAAAAACTGCCGAAGCGGCTTCAACCATAGATGAAGTACTTATTGCGGCAGATGATGAAACGGTTGTAAAAATAGCAGAAGAGTTCGGATTCAATGCCGTACTTACAAGTAAAAGCCATAAAAGCGGAACAGATAGAATAAATGAAGCTGCTGCTAGAGCCGGACTGAGCGATGATGAGATAATCATAAATGTTCAGGCAGATGAACCTTTTATAGAAACAGATGTCATAAAAGCAGTATATGATCTGACAAAATCAAACTCTTTGAACAGCAATATACTGATGAACAGCGCCTACAAAATAATAGACATGGAAAATGCGCAAAATCCCAATATTGTAAAAGTTATAACGGACGCTTCCGAATTGGCATTATACTTTTCGAGAAGTCTTATCCCCTACCCCAGAGATACACATAACGAATATAAAGCACACCTTGGTATCTACGGTTTTACAAGAAAGGCTCTTTCGAAATTCTGCTCTTTTTCCCACGCGCCGCTGGAACACATAGAGAAACTCGAACAATTAAGAACCCTCTATCACGGATATAAAATAGCTATGGTAAGAGTAAAAAGCGAAAGTATAGGTATAGATACTCCAGAAGATCTTGAGAAAGCGAAAAAAAGGCTAAAAGGTTGA
- a CDS encoding tRNA1(Val) (adenine(37)-N6)-methyltransferase — protein MIIYQPSDGYCYNSDTIFLYDFIRRFYLKGSCLDIGSGSGVLGLLIARNFDVKLTAVEKQEKMAFFSKKNAEVNNIDIDLMVGDFLEMDLKKSFDFIISNPPFYHPDVIQSEKTEINISRYSHHLPLDKLFKKVASLLKPKGYFIFCYDAKQLQDIVYHLSLNRLRIEALRFVHPKRSRDATLVMMKCRKNSKSFAKIIPPLYVFEDEKFSDEAQKIFKEAGVHSIKCLI, from the coding sequence ATGATCATATATCAACCAAGCGACGGTTACTGTTACAACAGTGACACTATATTTTTGTATGATTTTATCAGGAGATTTTATCTAAAAGGCAGTTGTTTGGATATAGGATCCGGTTCTGGTGTTTTAGGGCTTCTTATTGCACGTAATTTCGATGTTAAACTGACGGCCGTTGAAAAACAGGAAAAAATGGCATTTTTCAGTAAAAAAAATGCAGAGGTAAATAATATCGATATAGATCTGATGGTTGGAGATTTTTTAGAAATGGATTTGAAAAAAAGTTTTGATTTTATAATATCCAATCCCCCCTTTTATCATCCCGATGTGATACAAAGCGAAAAAACAGAAATAAATATCTCAAGATATTCGCACCATCTTCCTTTAGATAAACTTTTCAAAAAAGTGGCCTCATTGCTAAAACCGAAAGGTTATTTTATTTTCTGTTATGATGCGAAACAGTTGCAGGACATTGTTTATCATCTCTCATTAAACAGACTTCGGATTGAAGCTCTCAGGTTTGTGCATCCGAAACGTAGCAGAGATGCCACTCTTGTAATGATGAAGTGTAGGAAAAATTCAAAATCTTTCGCAAAAATAATACCCCCTTTGTATGTGTTTGAAGATGAGAAGTTTTCCGATGAGGCACAAAAAATCTTTAAAGAAGCGGGAGTACACAGTATAAAATGTCTGATATGA
- a CDS encoding YkgJ family cysteine cluster protein → MSDMIEKEGFDFVFDPNACETCEGNCCTGESGYIWVQSNEINEISNFLKIDTESFMKNCLKKVKYRYSIKEIFVNGSYQCLFFDKDKGCEIYPVRPKQCRTYPFWDHFKENTKEVKKECPGIFLKKS, encoded by the coding sequence ATGTCTGATATGATTGAAAAAGAGGGTTTTGATTTTGTTTTTGACCCCAATGCGTGTGAAACTTGCGAAGGAAATTGCTGTACCGGAGAGAGCGGATATATCTGGGTCCAGAGTAATGAAATAAACGAAATTTCCAATTTTTTGAAAATTGATACAGAAAGTTTTATGAAAAACTGTCTAAAAAAGGTAAAATATAGATATTCCATTAAAGAGATATTTGTAAATGGCAGTTATCAATGTCTCTTTTTTGATAAAGATAAAGGATGTGAAATATATCCGGTCCGTCCAAAACAGTGCAGAACATATCCCTTTTGGGATCATTTTAAAGAAAACACAAAAGAGGTAAAAAAGGAATGTCCCGGAATTTTTTTAAAAAAGAGTTAA
- a CDS encoding tetratricopeptide repeat protein, translated as MFFFLLLPLLFISGCSIKKPDTKETKCCQKVFEKEDFYIMSALYFQQKGYYQDAAELFKELYKKTERPEYKIEEIKLLIAMKKYKSAKEEILKLQKSFPDNAQLFRLLSLVYFHLKDYKNAEKSILKAIKLKSNPQDYEFLASMYMSQKKYEAALKYYQSAYAINHDEKLVDRMATIMFLYLNKKKDAIAYLETHTRMYGCSFVLCNKLASFYGALNDVDGMISVYKRMYERYNEDDIAKKLVELYIFKRDYKNAIEFLEKSKFNDELLLDLYKIQKDYKKAAKLSETLYKKTGDLDYLAQNAIFEYESASDKNDPTLLNNVIKKFEKVLEKREDSLYLNYLGYLLIDHDINIKRGIELVKKALKQNSESPYYLDSLAWGYYKLGRCKEAYELMKKVIDKLGLKDKEVKIHWEKIEECLNKITKKQ; from the coding sequence ATGTTTTTTTTCTTACTGTTGCCTCTTTTATTTATATCGGGATGCAGTATTAAAAAACCCGATACAAAAGAGACAAAATGTTGTCAAAAAGTGTTTGAAAAAGAAGATTTCTATATTATGTCAGCCCTATATTTTCAGCAAAAGGGTTATTATCAAGATGCAGCGGAACTGTTTAAAGAACTATATAAAAAAACAGAAAGGCCTGAATATAAAATAGAAGAGATAAAACTCCTTATTGCAATGAAAAAATATAAAAGTGCAAAAGAGGAAATATTGAAGCTTCAAAAAAGTTTTCCTGATAATGCACAGCTGTTTCGTCTTTTATCTCTTGTCTATTTTCATCTGAAAGATTACAAAAATGCGGAAAAATCTATTTTAAAAGCGATAAAACTGAAAAGCAATCCGCAAGATTATGAGTTTCTCGCATCTATGTATATGTCACAGAAAAAATATGAAGCCGCACTTAAATATTATCAGAGCGCTTATGCCATAAACCATGATGAGAAACTTGTAGACAGAATGGCAACTATTATGTTCTTGTATCTTAACAAGAAAAAAGATGCCATTGCATACCTTGAAACACATACAAGAATGTACGGCTGCTCCTTTGTGTTATGTAATAAACTAGCAAGTTTTTACGGTGCTTTAAATGATGTGGATGGAATGATTTCAGTATACAAAAGAATGTATGAAAGATACAATGAAGATGATATAGCAAAAAAACTTGTTGAACTCTATATTTTTAAAAGAGATTATAAAAATGCCATAGAATTTCTTGAAAAAAGTAAATTTAATGACGAACTTCTCCTTGATCTTTACAAAATACAAAAAGATTACAAAAAAGCGGCAAAGCTTTCAGAAACTTTATATAAAAAGACAGGGGATCTGGACTATCTGGCACAAAATGCAATTTTTGAATATGAATCAGCTTCAGACAAAAACGATCCTACTCTTCTGAATAATGTAATAAAAAAGTTTGAAAAAGTTTTGGAGAAGAGAGAAGATAGTCTATATCTGAACTATCTTGGATATCTTCTGATAGATCACGATATAAATATCAAACGAGGAATTGAGCTTGTAAAAAAAGCGTTGAAACAAAACAGTGAATCACCCTATTATCTTGATTCTCTTGCATGGGGGTATTATAAGCTCGGCAGATGCAAAGAAGCATATGAGTTGATGAAAAAAGTTATTGATAAGCTTGGTTTAAAGGATAAAGAGGTAAAAATTCATTGGGAAAAAATAGAAGAGTGTCTTAATAAGATAACTAAAAAACAGTAA
- the trpC gene encoding indole-3-glycerol phosphate synthase TrpC — protein MILDKIIKKTREDLEKRKKDYPLEWLGRSLAYNPFAPRDVKPALKSTEENPYRIIAEVKKASPSKGVIREDFDPIAIAKEYEKGGADALSVLTEPHFFQGDIEYLTQIRRYVPMPLLRKDFIIDKYQLVEALVYGADFVLLIAKALSRKELKELLEYTWHLGMEALVEIHDKKDLIKAIFAGANIIGINHRNLETFEIDLSLSEKLVPLIPKGKIIVAESGIQTHEQVKELHKIGVDAFLIGEHFMRQDDIAEAVKKIKNG, from the coding sequence TTGATTCTTGATAAGATAATTAAAAAAACCAGAGAGGATCTCGAAAAAAGAAAAAAAGATTATCCTTTAGAGTGGCTCGGACGCAGCCTTGCGTATAATCCTTTTGCTCCAAGAGACGTAAAACCGGCATTGAAATCAACGGAAGAGAATCCTTACAGAATTATTGCAGAAGTAAAAAAAGCAAGTCCCAGCAAAGGTGTTATAAGAGAGGATTTTGATCCGATTGCAATTGCAAAAGAGTATGAAAAAGGCGGAGCTGATGCTCTATCTGTTTTGACTGAACCGCATTTTTTTCAAGGAGACATAGAATATCTTACTCAGATAAGAAGGTATGTGCCTATGCCGCTTCTGAGAAAAGATTTTATAATAGACAAATACCAACTTGTAGAAGCTCTGGTATACGGAGCGGATTTTGTCCTACTTATAGCAAAGGCGCTGAGCAGAAAAGAGCTCAAAGAACTACTCGAATATACCTGGCATTTGGGTATGGAAGCTTTAGTGGAGATACATGATAAAAAAGATCTGATAAAAGCGATTTTTGCCGGAGCCAATATTATAGGAATCAACCATAGAAATCTCGAAACTTTCGAGATAGATCTCTCATTATCTGAAAAACTTGTACCTCTTATACCGAAAGGTAAGATTATTGTCGCTGAAAGCGGTATTCAGACTCATGAACAGGTTAAAGAGCTGCATAAAATAGGTGTTGATGCGTTTTTGATCGGAGAACATTTTATGAGACAGGATGACATTGCGGAAGCGGTAAAAAAAATCAAAAACGGATAA
- a CDS encoding GatB/YqeY domain-containing protein — MSELKKRLQEDLKQAMREKDQFKRDTIRFLMSAIKQVEVDERKELTDEDIQKIIQKSIKQREDAAGQYKEAGRMDLYEKETKEAELLKSYLPKQLSDEELEIELKRIIEEVGATSIKDMGKIMGKATKELAGRADGKRINAIVRKILG; from the coding sequence TTGAGCGAACTAAAAAAGAGGCTTCAGGAAGATTTGAAACAGGCAATGAGAGAAAAAGATCAGTTTAAAAGAGATACTATCAGATTTTTGATGAGTGCAATCAAACAGGTTGAAGTTGATGAAAGAAAGGAGCTGACAGACGAGGATATACAAAAAATTATTCAAAAGTCTATTAAACAGAGAGAGGATGCGGCCGGTCAGTATAAAGAAGCCGGAAGAATGGATCTGTATGAGAAAGAGACAAAAGAGGCTGAACTGCTCAAAAGCTATCTTCCGAAACAATTAAGTGACGAAGAGCTTGAAATTGAATTGAAAAGGATTATAGAAGAAGTCGGTGCAACATCAATCAAAGATATGGGGAAAATCATGGGAAAAGCTACTAAAGAGCTTGCAGGACGTGCCGACGGAAAAAGAATAAATGCAATAGTAAGAAAAATTTTGGGTTAG
- the dksA gene encoding RNA polymerase-binding protein DksA — protein MLEVEYFKKLLEERKKQIEKNIKETASELEELKNMEVNDDGDYAALCTDNMIDQAINEQQYEELKEIEASFKKIKEGTYGTCEMCGEPIRILRLKVKPHAKYCIVCREIVEKEPKK, from the coding sequence ATGTTGGAAGTGGAATACTTTAAAAAACTTCTCGAAGAGAGAAAAAAACAGATCGAAAAGAATATAAAAGAGACAGCTTCAGAGCTGGAAGAGTTGAAAAATATGGAAGTCAACGATGACGGCGACTATGCTGCTTTGTGTACGGACAATATGATAGACCAGGCGATAAATGAGCAGCAATACGAAGAGCTCAAGGAGATTGAGGCAAGTTTTAAAAAGATAAAAGAGGGCACTTATGGAACTTGCGAAATGTGCGGTGAACCTATAAGAATCTTGAGACTAAAAGTCAAGCCTCACGCAAAATATTGCATAGTATGCAGAGAAATAGTTGAAAAAGAGCCGAAAAAATAG
- a CDS encoding type 1 glutamine amidotransferase domain-containing protein yields the protein MTKIAILVDDLFDEREFIYPFYRFLEEGYNVLVAGKEKKEYTSKHGFCVKTQLKISQVKLNMIDAVFIPGGYAPEKLRNDKNVLDLIVKCDGANKPIGAICHGPLVLVAAGILKNRKATGYHTIKKEMINSGVFYTGVPVEIDKNVVTGSGPSALPEFMKAFLKTIAIRTQ from the coding sequence GTGACAAAAATAGCAATACTCGTAGACGATCTTTTTGATGAAAGAGAGTTCATCTATCCTTTTTACAGGTTTCTTGAGGAAGGATATAATGTTCTTGTTGCGGGCAAAGAAAAAAAAGAGTATACATCAAAACACGGTTTTTGTGTAAAAACCCAGTTAAAAATATCCCAAGTAAAATTAAATATGATCGACGCTGTATTTATCCCCGGAGGCTATGCACCGGAAAAACTTAGAAATGATAAAAATGTATTAGATTTGATAGTAAAATGTGACGGCGCCAATAAACCTATCGGCGCAATATGCCACGGCCCGTTGGTTCTTGTCGCGGCAGGAATTTTAAAAAACAGAAAAGCTACCGGATATCACACCATTAAAAAAGAGATGATAAATAGCGGTGTATTTTATACCGGTGTTCCTGTAGAAATAGATAAAAATGTTGTTACAGGCTCCGGGCCATCGGCTCTTCCTGAGTTTATGAAAGCTTTTTTGAAAACAATTGCTATTCGTACTCAATAG
- a CDS encoding motility protein A, with the protein MDIATLIGIGGAFLLIAISIVIGGSPMAFVNAPSLLIVVGGGLAAALASFPMKEFMSGVKAIGKAFKPGLPEPLETIEFLVSTMKKARKEGILSLEAEIDKYYEKDRLLGDIMRMLIDGQDIEEIQSNAENALAQIDQQLTTEVNVWDALGELFPALGMIGTLIGLIQMLQNLSDPAALGPGMAVAMITTLYGAILANILCIPIVKKLKYYKELQLMYKESYLITAQAIEKGLNPNSLQQKLAALYGVEV; encoded by the coding sequence ATGGATATAGCCACTCTTATAGGTATAGGCGGTGCATTTTTATTGATAGCCATTTCGATAGTTATCGGAGGAAGTCCGATGGCTTTCGTGAACGCACCGTCTCTGCTAATCGTTGTAGGAGGAGGTTTGGCTGCGGCTTTGGCAAGCTTTCCGATGAAGGAGTTTATGAGCGGGGTAAAGGCTATAGGCAAAGCTTTCAAACCCGGACTTCCAGAACCCCTTGAAACTATAGAGTTCTTGGTGTCTACTATGAAAAAAGCCCGAAAAGAGGGTATACTTTCTTTGGAAGCAGAAATAGACAAATATTATGAAAAAGATAGGCTCTTAGGCGATATCATGAGAATGCTTATAGACGGACAGGATATTGAAGAGATTCAGTCCAATGCCGAAAATGCCCTTGCGCAGATTGATCAGCAGCTCACTACAGAAGTCAATGTATGGGATGCTTTGGGAGAGCTCTTTCCGGCTCTGGGAATGATAGGTACACTTATAGGTCTTATTCAAATGCTTCAAAATCTTAGTGACCCTGCGGCACTCGGACCCGGTATGGCTGTTGCTATGATTACGACTCTTTACGGAGCTATTTTGGCCAATATTCTTTGTATACCGATTGTAAAAAAGCTTAAATATTACAAAGAACTCCAGCTTATGTACAAAGAGTCCTATTTGATAACGGCTCAGGCAATTGAAAAGGGATTAAATCCCAATTCTTTGCAGCAGAAACTTGCTGCTTTGTATGGTGTAGAAGTGTAA
- a CDS encoding OmpA/MotB family protein: MARKKKEECKSIPGWLVSFGDLMSLLLTFFILLYSMSTISLEKFYQSIRGITEAFGGRTLTHEENIIKGKKIELNLPKMYPKIKKKKAIQKKLNEIKEMLERAGLKAEVVSHGSSIRLRLFSDRIFPPGSDMPYKDVIPYIMTFCEKMKETSLPVIIEGHTDNIPIHTKRFKNNWELSAARAVQILRLFIKCGYNPNALAAKGRAEYDPIAPNDTKEGRAKNRRIEFIVNLSV; the protein is encoded by the coding sequence ATGGCTAGGAAAAAAAAAGAAGAGTGTAAGTCTATACCGGGCTGGCTTGTGAGCTTCGGGGACCTTATGTCTCTTCTTCTTACCTTTTTTATACTTCTTTATTCTATGAGTACAATATCGCTTGAAAAATTCTATCAATCCATCCGGGGTATCACGGAAGCCTTTGGCGGCAGGACTCTTACACACGAAGAAAATATCATCAAAGGTAAAAAGATAGAGCTCAATTTGCCTAAAATGTACCCCAAAATAAAAAAGAAAAAAGCAATACAGAAAAAGTTAAACGAAATTAAAGAGATGTTGGAGCGGGCAGGCCTGAAAGCTGAAGTTGTTTCTCATGGCTCATCAATCAGACTTAGACTCTTTTCCGACAGAATATTTCCGCCAGGTAGCGATATGCCGTACAAAGATGTGATTCCTTATATCATGACATTTTGTGAAAAAATGAAAGAAACCTCTCTTCCGGTTATTATAGAAGGGCACACCGATAATATTCCTATTCATACAAAAAGATTTAAAAACAACTGGGAGCTTTCTGCCGCAAGAGCAGTACAGATACTTAGACTTTTTATCAAATGCGGATATAATCCGAATGCTCTTGCGGCAAAGGGCAGGGCAGAATATGACCCTATAGCGCCCAACGATACAAAAGAGGGAAGAGCAAAGAATAGAAGAATAGAGTTTATAGTCAATCTTTCAGTATAG
- a CDS encoding OmpA/MotB family protein, with protein MARRKKEECKTIPGWLVSFSDLMSLLLTFFILLYAMSTVDVTKAMKFLSYFQGENPKFAPQQISVIRPIVPFTTDMVLKIKKRIKKLLPVSAYQIVATKEYALIRLFDDIVFEPDSVKLTPKAKQALNQIAQILKAIEKEEKENIEIRVEGHCDISEKGKKIAGVKDAWELSLKRATAVIEYFISKGVDPSMFSVMGYGNSKPLYKWKHPMLQRRNNRVELYIQVKTDKPPSEEEMKEKIHKTEKFEK; from the coding sequence TTGGCAAGAAGAAAAAAGGAAGAGTGTAAAACCATACCGGGCTGGCTTGTAAGCTTCAGCGACTTGATGTCACTCCTTCTTACATTTTTTATTCTTCTTTATGCCATGTCTACTGTCGATGTTACAAAAGCCATGAAATTTCTCTCTTATTTCCAGGGAGAAAATCCAAAATTCGCACCTCAGCAGATATCTGTAATACGTCCTATTGTACCTTTTACTACCGATATGGTTTTAAAGATAAAGAAAAGGATAAAAAAACTGCTACCGGTATCCGCATATCAGATAGTTGCTACTAAAGAGTATGCCCTTATAAGACTTTTTGACGATATAGTTTTCGAGCCCGATTCCGTAAAACTGACTCCAAAAGCAAAACAGGCATTGAACCAGATAGCGCAAATACTCAAAGCAATTGAGAAAGAAGAAAAAGAAAATATAGAAATAAGGGTGGAAGGTCATTGCGATATATCTGAAAAAGGAAAAAAAATCGCAGGTGTCAAGGATGCATGGGAACTCTCCTTGAAAAGAGCAACAGCAGTTATCGAATATTTCATCTCAAAAGGCGTCGATCCCTCAATGTTTTCTGTTATGGGATACGGAAACAGCAAACCTTTGTACAAATGGAAACATCCTATGCTTCAAAGAAGAAACAACAGGGTAGAACTTTATATCCAGGTTAAGACAGACAAGCCCCCTTCTGAGGAAGAGATGAAAGAAAAAATTCATAAAACCGAAAAATTTGAAAAGTAA
- a CDS encoding SO_0444 family Cu/Zn efflux transporter, with translation MQYLEKFFENFISLADAMSIYILVGLFAAGILHELIPENFVKKHLGSKDTASVLKASLFGIPLPLCSCSVIPFISALKKEGASKGAIQSFLISTPITGIDSILATYGIFGFLFTIYRVITSLIVALAAGIIDIFIEKENPQQSEQKPVFTVEKPTSQSCCSGCEDTKIQKKFSFADAFKYGFKTLFSDIAKPLFWGLVLGALIASFIPENLSEFLKENIILSYIVALIISLPMYVCATASLPIAASLILAGVSPGAAFVFLSAGPATNSVTIGVVYKLLGKKSLLVYLGTIIAGSIVFGIVFDWFFYQSGMSIENFVHMNEEAGLMSRIATVILLVMIFKSFFKKSKAACCSS, from the coding sequence ATGCAATATCTAGAAAAATTTTTCGAAAATTTCATATCTCTTGCCGATGCCATGTCGATATATATTCTGGTAGGACTTTTTGCAGCAGGTATTTTGCATGAGTTGATTCCGGAAAATTTCGTAAAAAAACATCTAGGTTCAAAAGATACGGCTTCAGTCCTTAAAGCATCGCTTTTTGGGATTCCTCTGCCTCTTTGTTCTTGCAGTGTAATTCCTTTTATATCGGCTTTGAAAAAAGAGGGAGCATCAAAAGGGGCTATTCAAAGTTTTCTTATCTCTACCCCTATTACCGGTATTGATTCTATCCTGGCAACCTATGGAATTTTCGGATTTCTTTTTACAATATACAGAGTGATCACCTCTTTGATTGTTGCATTGGCTGCGGGTATTATTGATATTTTTATAGAAAAAGAAAATCCACAGCAATCTGAACAAAAACCTGTTTTTACTGTTGAAAAACCTACCAGTCAAAGCTGCTGCTCGGGATGTGAAGATACAAAAATCCAAAAAAAATTCTCTTTTGCCGATGCTTTCAAATACGGTTTCAAAACACTCTTTTCAGATATTGCAAAACCGCTTTTCTGGGGGCTGGTTTTGGGAGCTCTTATAGCCTCTTTCATACCTGAAAACCTGTCAGAATTTTTGAAAGAAAATATCATTCTCAGTTATATAGTAGCACTGATCATATCTCTTCCTATGTATGTCTGTGCGACAGCTTCACTTCCCATAGCCGCGTCTTTGATACTTGCAGGAGTAAGTCCGGGAGCGGCTTTCGTTTTTCTGAGCGCCGGCCCTGCAACAAACAGTGTCACTATCGGTGTAGTATATAAACTTCTCGGCAAAAAATCTCTTCTTGTTTATCTGGGAACTATAATAGCCGGAAGCATCGTTTTTGGCATAGTATTTGACTGGTTTTTCTATCAAAGCGGTATGAGTATTGAAAATTTTGTACATATGAATGAAGAAGCGGGACTTATGAGTCGTATAGCCACTGTAATTTTGCTTGTTATGATATTCAAAAGTTTTTTCAAAAAGAGCAAAGCTGCATGCTGCAGTAGCTAA